A window from Calliopsis andreniformis isolate RMS-2024a chromosome 7, iyCalAndr_principal, whole genome shotgun sequence encodes these proteins:
- the Dlp gene encoding glypican dally-like, with product MSGVLSMLCVILILSVATTTVRAGLKCDAVRPYFEAQGFPASDIPKEAIPSKELKICGSVRSGGEVCCSADMEVRLQARARDKHEKETKETLQRLHQVLSTRDTRFQSFFKELLTESKRSFHEMFKLTYGVLYEQNAYLFTDLFKELENYYAKGTVNLDVTMDNFFNMLYQKMFTVLNSQYKFNSKYLECVRNHMNAMRPFGDAPQKLGVQIKRSFVATRTFSQALNVAADILKNMQSLKPSADCAAALTRMTVCPSCSGIAGNVLACGDMCTNVMKGCLAQHAALDAEWNHFVEAVDKVADRLLGPFNIEMLMKPIGLKISEAIMNFQESSHEVSQKVFSGCGRPVLGRRRRSDNRELELESLNFDQESSTDDHVAGAAVLDKLVKEIRQRVRDSRQFWVYLPYKLCNDGLVVPPSNTKECWNGTHVDKYIYPISSNGETQTLNPEVRSLGPRPTIVKDQIFALTTITNRLKSAYNGQDVDWIDTEETEWNSSGSGSGGGTDQDNPITDDEDGFNEGSGYEPKSPPPEAPKQPPPAGHPEVVPPRVEGDRKTGGDSTTSNSNSTSTADSGAGRQKMSLSRALTTYLVPIVVMWFGGCLTEWL from the exons CAAAGGAGCTGAAAATATGCGGCAGCGTGAGGAGCGGCGGAGAGGTGTGCTGCTCTGCGGACATGGAGGTGAGGCTGCAGGCGCGGGCACGTGACAAACACGAGAAAGAGACCAAAGAAACTCTTCAGCGGCTGCATCAGGTCCTGTCGACGCGAGACACCAGGTTTCAGA GTTTCTTCAAGGAACTTTTAACGGAGAGTAAGAGGTCCTTCCACGAGATGTTCAAGTTAACCTATGGCGTCCTTTACGAGCAGAACGCGTACCTCTTCACGGACCTGTTCAAAGAGCTGGAGAATTATTACGCGAAGGGAACG GTCAACTTGGACGTCACCATGGATAACTTCTTCAACATGCTGTATCAGAAAATGTTCACGGTGCTCAATagccaatataaattcaacagcaagTACCTAGAGTGCGTTCGGAATCATATGAACGCGATGAGACCGTTTGGGGATGCACCTCAGAAGCTGGGAGTCCAGATCAAGAGGTCCTTCGTCGCTACCAGGACTTTTAGTCAAGCCTTGAACGTGGCTGCGGATATCCTGAAGAATATGCAGTCG TTGAAACCGTCAGCAGACTGTGCAGCTGCGCTCACCAGGATGACAGTCTGCCCGTCGTGCAGCGGGATAGCTGGCAATGTGCTGGCGTGCGGCGACATGTGTACCAACGTGATGAAGGGTTGCTTGGCCCAGCATGCAGCTCTGGATGCTGAATGGAATCACTTCGTCG AGGCCGTGGACAAGGTGGCTGACCGACTGTTGGGCCCGTTCAACATCGAGATGCTGATGAAGCCCATCGGCCTGAAAATATCTGAGGCGATCATGAACTTCCAGGAGAGCAGCCACGAGGTGTCGCAGAAGGTGTTCAGTGGCTGTGGTAGGCCTGTGCTGGGCCGACGCAGGCGAAGTGACAATCGGGAACTGGAGCTGGAGTCGTTGAACTTCGACCAGGAATCGTCTACAGATGACCATGTCGCAGGAGCCGCGGTCTTGGACAAGCTAGTAAAGGAAATACGGCAAAGGGTCAGGGACTCCAGGCAGTTTTGGGTCTACCTGCCTTATAAGCTCTGCAACGATGGCCTCGTGGTGCCACCTAGCAACACTAAGGAGTGCTGGAATGGTACTCACGTTGACAA GTACATATACCCTATTTCATCGAACGGAGAGACCCAGACGCTGAATCCAGAAGTGAGAAGCTTGGGTCCCAGGCCGACGATCGTGAAAGATCAGATCTTCGCGCTGACGACCATCACGAACAGGCTGAAGTCTGCGTACAATGGCCAGGACGTCGACTGGATCGACACAG AAGAAACAGAGTGGAACAGCTCAGGAAGCGGATCTGGGGGCGGTACAGACCAGGACAACCCCATAACCGATGACGAGGATGGTTTCAATGAGGGTTCCGGCTATGAGCCGAAGTCTCCACCACCAGAAGCTCCCAAGCAACCTCCCCCAGCAGGCCACCCAGAGGTCGTGCCACCGAGGGTCGAGGGTGACCGCAAGACTGGCGGCGACAGCACtaccagcaacagcaacagcacatCCACCGCGGACAGTGGCGCTGGCAGGCAGAAGATGTCCCTGTCGCGGGCCCTGACGACGTACCTTGTCCCCATAGTGGTTATGTGGTTCGGTGGCTGCCTCACTGAGTGGCTGTGA